From the genome of Azospirillum sp. TSA2s, one region includes:
- a CDS encoding class 1 fructose-bisphosphatase — protein MPHRHTTFSKFIIEDQRRRGGADTDLTALLNDVQTACKFIASAAARGSLQPAAGQPAAPAPEPGVNVHGETQKPLDLIANEIMLRTCEYGGKLCGMASEEMEEPYRIPREYPRGRYLLAFDPLDGSSNVDVNLTVGTIFSILKAPDGVEEPEVEHFLQPGTQQVAAGFALYGPADMIIATFGEGVHGFTLDREIGAYTLTHPNMRIPDNVCEFAINSSNARFWEPPVRQYVEECIKGSSGPREADFNMRWIASLVAEVYRILIRGGVFLYPRDARPTHKPGRLRLLYEANPIAMLVEQAGGAASTGRQRILDIKPMALHQRVPVILGSKAEVERLVAYHAAYDRGEELSFHAPLFGSRSLFLAPESAALG, from the coding sequence ATGCCGCACCGTCACACGACCTTCAGCAAATTCATCATCGAGGACCAGCGCCGCCGCGGCGGGGCCGACACCGACCTGACCGCCCTGCTCAACGATGTGCAGACCGCGTGCAAGTTCATCGCCAGCGCCGCCGCCCGCGGGTCGCTGCAGCCTGCCGCTGGCCAGCCTGCCGCCCCGGCTCCGGAACCCGGCGTCAACGTCCATGGCGAGACGCAGAAGCCGCTGGACCTGATCGCCAACGAGATCATGCTGCGCACCTGCGAATATGGCGGCAAGCTCTGCGGCATGGCGTCGGAGGAGATGGAGGAGCCCTACCGCATCCCCCGGGAATACCCGCGCGGCCGCTATCTGCTGGCCTTCGACCCGCTGGACGGTTCGTCGAATGTGGACGTCAACCTGACGGTTGGCACAATCTTCTCCATCCTCAAGGCGCCCGACGGCGTGGAGGAGCCGGAGGTGGAGCATTTCCTCCAGCCCGGCACCCAGCAGGTGGCGGCGGGTTTCGCCCTCTACGGTCCGGCCGACATGATCATCGCCACCTTCGGCGAAGGCGTGCACGGCTTTACGCTGGACCGCGAGATCGGCGCCTACACCCTGACCCATCCGAACATGCGCATTCCCGACAATGTCTGCGAATTTGCCATCAACAGCTCCAACGCCCGCTTCTGGGAACCGCCGGTGCGCCAATATGTCGAGGAATGCATCAAGGGCAGCTCCGGCCCGCGCGAGGCGGATTTCAACATGCGCTGGATCGCGTCGCTGGTGGCGGAGGTCTACCGCATCCTGATCCGCGGCGGCGTCTTCCTCTATCCGCGCGATGCCCGTCCCACCCACAAGCCGGGACGGCTGCGGCTTCTCTACGAGGCGAACCCCATTGCCATGCTGGTGGAACAGGCGGGCGGGGCGGCCAGCACCGGACGGCAGCGCATCCTCGACATCAAGCCGATGGCCCTGCACCAGCGCGTGCCGGTGATCCTGGGGTCGAAGGCGGAGGTGGAGCGGCTGGTCGCCTATCACGCCGCCTACGACCGGGGGGAGGAACTGTCCTTCCATGCGCCGCTGTTCGGCAGCCGGTCGCTGTTCCTGGCGCCTGAGTCCGCGGCACTTGGTTGA
- the cbbX gene encoding CbbX protein, which yields MSEAADLLDLETCDRPADAPSVDLDALYRDSGIGEMLAGMDRELVGLTPVKTRIREIAALLLVERARRSIGLRAEPPSLHMCFTGNPGTGKTTVARRMAGLLHGLGYIRRDHVVSVTRDDLVGQYIGHTAPKTKEVLKRAMGGVLFIDEAYYLYRPENERDYGQEAIEILLQVMEDNRDDLVVILAGYRDRMDIFFRSNPGMASRIAHHVDFPDYEADELLEIARLMTAGMQYRFAPEAERAMADYIVCRMAQPRFANARSIRNALDRARLRQANRLFEARSSVIGAADLLTIAEEDIRQSRVFTQ from the coding sequence ATGAGCGAAGCAGCCGACCTTCTCGATCTGGAGACATGTGACCGCCCGGCCGATGCCCCCTCCGTCGATCTCGACGCGCTTTACCGCGACTCCGGCATCGGCGAGATGCTGGCGGGGATGGACCGCGAGCTGGTCGGGCTGACGCCGGTGAAGACCCGCATCCGCGAGATCGCCGCCCTGCTGCTGGTGGAACGCGCCCGCCGCAGCATCGGTCTTCGGGCGGAGCCGCCATCGCTGCACATGTGCTTCACCGGCAATCCCGGCACCGGCAAGACCACGGTCGCGCGGCGGATGGCCGGGCTTCTTCATGGGCTGGGTTACATCCGTCGCGATCATGTGGTCAGCGTCACCCGCGACGATCTGGTCGGCCAGTATATCGGCCACACCGCACCCAAGACGAAGGAGGTGCTGAAGCGCGCCATGGGCGGCGTGCTGTTCATCGACGAGGCCTATTACCTCTACCGGCCGGAGAACGAGCGCGACTATGGCCAGGAAGCCATCGAAATCCTGCTCCAGGTGATGGAGGACAACCGCGATGACCTCGTGGTGATCCTCGCCGGCTACCGGGACCGGATGGACATTTTCTTCCGCTCCAACCCCGGCATGGCGTCGCGCATCGCCCACCATGTCGATTTCCCCGACTATGAAGCGGATGAGCTGCTGGAGATCGCCCGGCTGATGACGGCCGGCATGCAGTACCGCTTCGCGCCGGAGGCTGAGCGGGCGATGGCCGACTACATCGTCTGCCGGATGGCGCAGCCGCGCTTCGCCAACGCCCGCTCCATCCGCAACGCACTCGACCGCGCCCGCCTGCGTCAGGCCAACCGCCTCTTCGAGGCGCGCAGCAGCGTCATCGGCGCCGCCGACCTGCTGACCATCGCCGAGGAGGACATCCGCCAAAGCCGCGTCTTCACACAATAG
- the tkt gene encoding transketolase — MTASMTAAQEVREQDRLAMPPADIPDESPDNGSGRRMLANALRMLAIDAVEAANSGHPGMPMGMADIAEALWRRHLRHNPADPRWPDRDRFVLSNGHGSMLLYALLHLTGYDLPMEELRRFRQLSSRTPGHPEYGVTPGVETTTGPLGQGLANAVGMALTERLLGAEFNRPGHRIVDHRTFCFVGDGCLMEGISHEACSLAGTLGLEKLVVFYDDNGISIDGPVTGWFADDTPRRFEAYGWRVIREVDGHDPNALDAVIDEALTSCGKPTLVCCRTVIGHGSPTRAGSADVHGAPLGAGEVAATRAALGWTFPPFELPDEVRAGWDARRRGAAAQADWQARFDAYADTHPQMAAEFLRRMRGELPEGFAGAADAWIAAVAERAEPMATRKASQQAIQVLAGLLPELLGGSADLTGSTLTDWPGNAGRHLHYGVREFGMAAVMNGMALHGGVIPFGGTFLVFSDYARNGLRLSALMGLRVVHVFTHDSIGLGEDGPTHQPVEHAASLRLMPNLDVWRPCDALETAIAWRAAVERADGPTALLLSRQTLPAQSGMARTRDAARGGYVLADDGRPDVVLIATGSEVPIVMEARRLLAGRGIAAQVVSMPCCEVFERQDRAWRSSVLPAGVPRLAVEAGATGLWRAFVGLDGDVVGLDRYGESAPAGDLYRHFGITADAVAECAQCLCSPQS, encoded by the coding sequence ATGACTGCGTCGATGACCGCGGCCCAAGAGGTCCGCGAACAGGACCGGCTTGCCATGCCGCCAGCCGATATTCCCGATGAGAGTCCAGACAACGGCTCCGGCCGCCGTATGCTGGCGAACGCGCTGCGCATGCTCGCCATCGACGCGGTGGAGGCTGCGAACTCCGGCCATCCCGGCATGCCGATGGGCATGGCCGACATTGCCGAGGCGCTGTGGCGGCGTCATCTGCGTCACAATCCGGCCGACCCGCGCTGGCCCGACCGCGATCGTTTCGTGCTGTCGAACGGGCACGGCTCCATGCTGCTCTACGCGCTGCTTCACCTGACCGGCTACGATCTGCCGATGGAGGAGCTGCGGCGGTTCCGGCAACTCAGCTCGCGCACGCCGGGCCATCCAGAATATGGCGTGACGCCTGGGGTGGAGACGACCACCGGGCCGCTGGGGCAGGGCCTTGCGAACGCCGTCGGCATGGCCTTGACCGAACGGCTGCTGGGGGCGGAGTTCAACCGGCCGGGGCACCGCATCGTCGACCACCGGACCTTCTGCTTCGTCGGCGACGGCTGCCTGATGGAGGGGATCAGCCACGAGGCCTGCTCGCTGGCCGGCACGCTGGGGCTGGAAAAGCTGGTGGTCTTCTATGACGACAACGGTATTTCCATCGACGGCCCCGTCACCGGCTGGTTCGCCGACGACACGCCGCGGCGGTTCGAGGCCTATGGCTGGCGCGTGATCCGCGAGGTCGACGGTCACGATCCCAACGCACTCGACGCCGTCATCGACGAGGCGCTGACTTCCTGCGGCAAGCCGACATTGGTCTGTTGCCGGACGGTGATCGGCCACGGCTCCCCCACCCGTGCCGGGTCGGCCGATGTGCATGGCGCACCGCTCGGCGCCGGAGAGGTCGCGGCAACCAGGGCCGCGCTTGGCTGGACCTTTCCGCCCTTCGAACTGCCGGACGAGGTACGTGCCGGCTGGGACGCCCGGCGGCGCGGTGCCGCGGCGCAGGCCGATTGGCAGGCCCGCTTCGACGCCTATGCCGACACCCACCCGCAGATGGCGGCCGAATTCCTACGGCGCATGCGCGGCGAGCTGCCGGAGGGATTCGCCGGAGCGGCCGATGCTTGGATCGCTGCGGTTGCGGAGCGGGCGGAGCCGATGGCGACGCGCAAGGCGTCCCAGCAGGCCATCCAGGTGCTGGCCGGCCTGCTGCCCGAACTGCTGGGCGGATCGGCGGATCTGACCGGCTCCACCCTCACCGACTGGCCGGGCAACGCCGGGCGTCACCTCCATTACGGCGTGCGGGAATTCGGCATGGCCGCGGTGATGAACGGCATGGCGCTGCATGGCGGCGTCATTCCCTTCGGCGGCACCTTCCTGGTCTTCTCCGACTATGCCCGCAACGGCTTGCGCCTGTCGGCGCTGATGGGGCTGCGCGTGGTCCACGTCTTCACCCATGACAGCATCGGTCTGGGCGAGGACGGCCCCACCCACCAGCCGGTCGAGCATGCCGCCAGCCTGCGTCTGATGCCGAACCTCGACGTTTGGCGCCCCTGCGACGCTTTGGAGACCGCTATCGCCTGGCGGGCGGCGGTCGAGCGGGCGGACGGCCCGACCGCCCTGCTGCTGTCACGCCAGACCCTGCCGGCTCAATCCGGCATGGCCCGGACCCGTGATGCGGCCCGCGGCGGCTATGTGCTGGCCGATGACGGACGGCCCGATGTCGTTCTGATCGCCACCGGATCGGAGGTGCCCATCGTGATGGAGGCGCGTCGCCTGCTCGCCGGTCGGGGCATCGCCGCCCAGGTCGTCTCCATGCCCTGCTGCGAGGTCTTCGAGCGGCAGGATCGGGCATGGCGCAGCAGCGTGCTGCCGGCCGGTGTTCCCCGGCTGGCGGTGGAGGCCGGGGCGACGGGGCTGTGGCGCGCCTTTGTCGGGCTGGACGGCGACGTGGTCGGCCTCGACCGCTACGGCGAATCCGCCCCCGCCGGCGACCTCTACCGCCATTTCGGCATCACTGCGGATGCGGTGGCGGAATGCGCCCAATGCCTCTGCTCCCCCCAATCTTGA
- the gph gene encoding phosphoglycolate phosphatase (PGP is an essential enzyme in the glycolate salvage pathway in higher organisms (photorespiration in plants). Phosphoglycolate results from the oxidase activity of RubisCO in the Calvin cycle when concentrations of carbon dioxide are low relative to oxygen. This enzyme is a member of the Haloacid Dehalogenase (HAD) superfamily of aspartate-nucleophile hydrolase enzymes (PF00702).) — MSKPAPVIFDLDGTLIDSAPHLGHALNRLLAEWDRPAVTGEMLRSLIGDGPRLLVERGFASTGRALPVEEVGPALARFLDLYAALPADPDSVYPGVPQTLARLADAGHPIGLCTNKPHAIARSLLGELGLLPIFGAIVGGDSLPQRKPAPEPLLAVLAALGAPTSAAVMVGDGPNDVAAAHAAGVASILVSYGYAHGNPADLPADRLIHHFTDLPDALEAVRRNRPAPLSDFPIRSLLDMI, encoded by the coding sequence TTGAGCAAGCCTGCACCCGTGATTTTCGACCTCGATGGCACGCTGATCGACAGCGCGCCGCATCTGGGCCATGCCCTCAACCGTCTGCTTGCCGAATGGGACCGGCCGGCGGTGACTGGGGAGATGCTGCGCAGCCTCATCGGCGACGGTCCCCGGCTGCTGGTGGAGCGCGGCTTCGCCTCCACCGGCCGGGCGCTGCCGGTGGAGGAGGTTGGTCCGGCCCTGGCCCGTTTTCTCGACCTCTACGCCGCACTTCCCGCTGATCCGGACAGCGTCTATCCCGGAGTACCGCAGACGCTGGCGCGGCTGGCCGATGCCGGCCACCCCATCGGCCTGTGCACCAACAAGCCCCATGCCATCGCCCGCAGCCTGCTGGGCGAACTTGGGCTTCTGCCCATCTTCGGCGCCATTGTCGGCGGCGACAGCCTGCCCCAGCGCAAACCGGCCCCGGAACCTCTGCTGGCGGTGCTGGCTGCGCTGGGTGCCCCGACTTCTGCCGCTGTGATGGTGGGAGACGGCCCGAACGACGTGGCCGCTGCCCACGCCGCCGGGGTTGCCTCCATTCTCGTTTCCTATGGTTATGCCCACGGCAATCCGGCCGATCTTCCCGCCGACCGCTTGATCCACCATTTCACCGACCTTCCGGACGCGCTGGAAGCCGTCCGCCGCAATCGTCCCGCCCCCCTCTCCGACTTTCCCATCCGGTCGCTGCTGGACATGATTTAG
- a CDS encoding ribulose bisphosphate carboxylase small subunit, translating to MHLTQGQFSFLPDLTDEEITKQVQYALDQGWAVAVEFTDDPHPRNSYWTMWGNPMFDLRDAKGVMMEIDACRTAHPDQYVKVLAFDSSHGFETVRMSYLVNRPAVEPGFELLRAEGPGRRIGYTVRSYATGRPSGERYGGETRHGT from the coding sequence ATGCATTTGACCCAGGGCCAATTCTCCTTCCTGCCGGACCTGACGGACGAGGAGATCACGAAACAGGTGCAATATGCCCTCGACCAGGGCTGGGCGGTGGCGGTGGAGTTCACCGACGACCCGCACCCGCGCAACAGCTATTGGACGATGTGGGGCAACCCCATGTTCGACCTGCGCGACGCCAAGGGCGTGATGATGGAGATCGATGCCTGCCGCACCGCCCATCCCGACCAGTATGTGAAGGTCCTTGCCTTCGACAGCTCGCACGGCTTCGAGACGGTGCGCATGTCCTACCTGGTCAACCGTCCGGCCGTGGAGCCCGGTTTCGAGCTGCTGCGTGCCGAGGGGCCGGGGCGGCGCATCGGCTATACGGTGCGTAGCTATGCCACCGGCCGCCCGTCCGGCGAACGATATGGCGGGGAGACCCGTCATGGAACGTGA
- the rpe gene encoding ribulose-phosphate 3-epimerase, producing the protein MEREPGERELGHGYLLAPSILSADFARLGEEVERVVEAGCEVVHVDVMDNHYVPNLTIGPLVCAAIRPRTRAIIDVHLMVRPVDALVPLFANAGADIISFHPEASDHPDRTLALIREQGCRAGLALNPATPLAHLDHVMDRLDLIVVMSVNPGFGGQSFIPSAFDKIAEVRHRIDRHRERTGRDIRLEVDGGIKPDNIRAVAAAGADVFVAGSAIFGAADADGGYRGVVGRMRAALMTEPEWRAA; encoded by the coding sequence ATGGAACGTGAACCGGGGGAACGTGAGCTGGGACATGGATACCTTCTCGCCCCCTCGATCCTGTCCGCCGACTTCGCGCGGTTGGGCGAGGAGGTGGAGCGGGTGGTGGAGGCCGGCTGCGAGGTCGTCCATGTCGACGTGATGGACAACCACTACGTCCCCAACCTGACCATCGGTCCGCTGGTCTGCGCCGCGATCCGCCCCCGCACCCGCGCAATCATCGACGTTCACCTGATGGTGCGCCCGGTCGATGCGCTGGTGCCGCTGTTCGCCAACGCCGGCGCCGACATCATCAGCTTCCACCCGGAGGCGTCCGACCACCCCGACCGCACTCTGGCGCTGATCCGCGAGCAGGGCTGCCGTGCCGGGCTGGCGCTGAACCCGGCCACGCCTCTGGCGCATCTGGACCATGTGATGGACCGGCTGGACCTGATCGTCGTCATGTCGGTCAATCCCGGCTTTGGCGGCCAGTCCTTTATCCCCTCCGCCTTCGACAAGATCGCCGAGGTTCGCCACCGCATCGATCGCCACCGTGAGCGCACCGGCCGCGACATCCGGCTGGAGGTGGACGGCGGCATCAAGCCCGACAACATCCGCGCCGTCGCCGCCGCCGGAGCCGACGTCTTCGTTGCCGGTTCGGCAATCTTCGGGGCGGCGGACGCCGACGGCGGCTATCGCGGCGTGGTAGGGCGCATGCGGGCCGCCCTGATGACCGAACCGGAATGGAGGGCGGCATGA
- a CDS encoding form I ribulose bisphosphate carboxylase large subunit codes for MNYVSTTLPSSQEASNGVVSDPKARYRPGVLKYRQMGYWEPDYEPKDTDVLAVFRITPQDGVDPEEAAAAVAGESSTATWTVVWTDRLTDCERYRAKAFRVDPVPGTPGQYFAYIAYELDLFEEGSIANLTASIIGNVFGFKPLKGLRLEDMRIPVAYLKTFQGPATGIVVERERLNNFGRPLLGATMKPKLGLSGRNYGRVVYEALKGGLDFTKDDENINSQPFMHWRDRFLYCMEGVNRATAETGEIKGTYLNVTAATMEDMYERAEFAKELGSVIIMIDLVIGYTAIQSMAKWARRNDMILHLHRAGHSTYTRQKSHGVSFRVIAKWMRMAGVDHIHAGTVVGKLEGDPNVIRGIYDTCRETHVPQNLQHGIFFDQPWAGLKRMMPVASGGIHAGQMHQLLTYLGEDVILQFGGGTIGHPDGIQAGATANRVALETMVKARNEGRDIWNEGPEILRDAARWCTPLRAALDTWKDVTFDYASTDSVDYVPTPTAAM; via the coding sequence ATGAATTACGTATCGACGACGCTCCCCAGCAGCCAGGAAGCCAGCAACGGGGTGGTGAGCGACCCCAAGGCCCGCTACCGGCCGGGCGTGCTGAAATACCGGCAGATGGGCTATTGGGAACCGGATTACGAACCGAAGGACACCGACGTGCTCGCTGTCTTCCGCATCACACCGCAGGACGGCGTCGATCCGGAGGAAGCGGCGGCGGCGGTCGCCGGTGAAAGCTCCACCGCCACCTGGACCGTGGTGTGGACCGACCGCCTGACCGACTGCGAGCGTTATCGCGCCAAGGCCTTCCGCGTCGATCCGGTGCCGGGCACGCCCGGCCAGTATTTCGCCTACATCGCCTATGAACTCGACCTGTTCGAGGAAGGGTCAATCGCCAACCTCACCGCGTCCATCATCGGTAACGTCTTCGGCTTCAAGCCTTTGAAGGGGCTGCGGCTGGAGGACATGCGGATCCCCGTCGCCTATCTGAAGACCTTCCAGGGGCCGGCGACCGGCATCGTGGTGGAGCGCGAGCGGCTCAATAATTTCGGCCGGCCGCTGCTGGGCGCCACCATGAAACCGAAGCTGGGTCTTTCCGGCCGCAACTATGGCCGCGTGGTGTACGAGGCGCTGAAAGGCGGGCTCGACTTCACCAAGGACGACGAGAACATCAACTCGCAGCCCTTCATGCATTGGCGCGACCGCTTCCTCTACTGCATGGAGGGGGTGAACCGCGCCACCGCCGAGACTGGAGAGATCAAGGGCACCTACCTGAACGTCACCGCCGCCACCATGGAGGACATGTACGAGCGGGCCGAGTTCGCCAAGGAGCTGGGCAGCGTCATCATCATGATCGATCTGGTGATCGGCTACACCGCCATCCAGTCGATGGCGAAGTGGGCGCGGCGCAACGACATGATCCTGCACCTGCACCGCGCCGGCCATTCCACCTACACCCGGCAGAAGAGCCACGGCGTGTCCTTCCGCGTGATCGCCAAGTGGATGCGCATGGCCGGCGTCGACCACATCCATGCCGGCACCGTCGTCGGCAAGCTGGAGGGCGATCCCAACGTCATCCGCGGCATTTACGACACCTGCCGCGAGACCCACGTCCCGCAGAACCTGCAGCACGGCATCTTCTTCGACCAACCCTGGGCCGGGCTGAAGCGGATGATGCCGGTGGCGTCCGGCGGCATCCATGCCGGACAGATGCACCAGTTGCTGACATACCTGGGCGAGGACGTGATCCTGCAGTTCGGCGGCGGCACCATCGGCCACCCCGACGGTATCCAGGCGGGCGCCACCGCCAACCGCGTCGCGCTGGAAACCATGGTCAAGGCTCGCAATGAAGGGCGCGACATCTGGAACGAGGGGCCGGAGATCCTGCGCGACGCCGCCCGCTGGTGCACACCGCTGCGCGCGGCGCTCGACACCTGGAAGGACGTCACCTTCGACTATGCCTCCACCGACAGCGTCGATTACGTCCCCACCCCCACCGCGGCGATGTGA
- the fba gene encoding class II fructose-bisphosphate aldolase (catalyzes the reversible aldol condensation of dihydroxyacetonephosphate and glyceraldehyde 3-phosphate in the Calvin cycle, glycolysis, and/or gluconeogenesis), with product MALISLRQLLDHAAEHVYGVPAFNINNMEQIQAIMQAADECASPVILQASAGARKYAGEPFLRHMVQAAVEMWPHIPICLHQDHGASPAVCQQAIRSGFTSVMMDGSLLDDMKTPASYDYNIRVTRQVVEQAHAVGVSVEGELGCLGSLETGRAGEEDGSGAVGTLSRDQLLTDPEQAADFVAQTGVDALAIAIGTSHGAYKFSRRPDGEVLAIDRIRAIHDRIPDTHLVMHGSSSVPQEWLEIIRAHGGSIRETYGVPVEEIREGIRNGVRKVNIDTDIRLAMSGSLRRAMMTRPEEFDPRKFLAEATKAARALCRERFEAFGTAGQAERIVPLPLERMAARAAALEFAAMDRRSPALMASG from the coding sequence ATGGCCCTGATCTCCCTTCGACAGCTCCTCGACCACGCGGCCGAGCATGTCTATGGCGTGCCGGCCTTCAACATCAACAACATGGAACAGATCCAGGCGATCATGCAGGCGGCGGACGAGTGCGCCAGCCCGGTGATCCTGCAGGCGTCCGCCGGCGCGCGCAAATATGCCGGCGAGCCGTTCCTGCGCCATATGGTGCAGGCGGCGGTCGAGATGTGGCCGCACATCCCCATCTGCCTACACCAGGACCATGGCGCCAGCCCGGCCGTCTGCCAGCAGGCGATCCGCTCCGGCTTCACCAGCGTGATGATGGACGGTTCATTGCTGGACGACATGAAGACGCCGGCAAGCTACGACTACAACATCCGCGTCACCCGGCAGGTGGTGGAGCAGGCGCACGCGGTCGGCGTCTCGGTGGAGGGCGAGCTGGGCTGCCTCGGCTCGCTGGAGACCGGCAGGGCGGGGGAGGAGGACGGCTCCGGCGCCGTCGGCACGCTGTCGCGCGACCAGCTGCTGACCGACCCGGAGCAGGCCGCGGACTTCGTGGCGCAGACGGGGGTGGATGCGCTCGCCATCGCCATCGGCACCAGCCACGGTGCCTACAAGTTCAGCCGCCGCCCGGATGGCGAGGTGCTGGCCATCGACCGCATCCGCGCCATCCACGACCGCATCCCCGACACCCATCTGGTGATGCACGGATCCTCCAGCGTGCCGCAGGAGTGGCTGGAGATCATCCGCGCCCATGGCGGCAGCATCCGCGAAACCTACGGCGTCCCGGTCGAGGAAATCCGCGAAGGCATCCGCAACGGCGTGCGCAAGGTCAACATCGACACCGATATCCGCCTCGCCATGAGCGGCAGCCTGCGCCGCGCAATGATGACGCGGCCCGAGGAGTTCGACCCGCGCAAGTTCCTGGCCGAAGCGACCAAGGCCGCCCGCGCCCTCTGCCGCGAGCGGTTCGAGGCCTTCGGGACCGCCGGGCAGGCGGAGCGGATCGTGCCCCTGCCGCTGGAACGCATGGCCGCGCGCGCCGCGGCATTGGAGTTTGCGGCGATGGACCGGCGATCCCCGGCGTTGATGGCCTCCGGCTGA
- a CDS encoding phosphoribulokinase produces MSARHPIIVVTGSSGAGTTTVTRTFQQIFRREGVSAAIVEGDSFHRYDRREMRAKVAEAQEEPHSTFSHFGPDANLFEELDDLFRSYGETGGGRFRKYLHDEKEAEPYGQEPGTFTPWEEIEPGTDLLFYEGLHGCVRTDRVDLARHADLKIGVVPIVNLEWIQKIHRDRNMRGYSEEAIVDTILRRMPDYVKYICPQFSCTDVNFQRVPTVDTSNPFIARDIPTSDESMLVIRFTRPKGIDFPYLLSMLKDSFMTRPNTIVCPGDKMALAMQLIFTPMIWQLADRKKKAF; encoded by the coding sequence ATGTCGGCCCGTCATCCGATCATCGTCGTCACCGGCTCCTCCGGCGCCGGGACCACCACCGTCACCCGCACCTTCCAGCAGATCTTCCGCCGGGAGGGTGTGTCCGCCGCCATCGTCGAGGGCGACAGCTTCCACCGCTACGACCGGCGGGAGATGCGCGCCAAGGTCGCCGAGGCGCAGGAGGAGCCCCATTCCACCTTCAGCCATTTCGGACCCGACGCCAACCTGTTCGAGGAGTTGGACGACCTGTTCCGCAGCTATGGCGAGACCGGTGGTGGTCGGTTCCGCAAGTACCTGCATGACGAGAAGGAGGCCGAACCCTATGGCCAGGAGCCCGGCACCTTCACGCCATGGGAGGAGATCGAACCGGGCACCGATCTGTTGTTCTACGAGGGCTTGCACGGCTGCGTTCGCACCGACCGCGTCGACCTCGCCCGTCACGCCGACCTGAAGATCGGCGTGGTTCCCATCGTCAACCTCGAATGGATCCAGAAGATCCACCGCGACCGCAACATGCGGGGCTATTCGGAAGAAGCCATCGTCGACACCATCCTGCGGCGCATGCCCGACTACGTGAAATACATCTGCCCGCAATTCAGCTGCACTGACGTGAATTTCCAGCGTGTTCCCACGGTGGATACCAGCAATCCCTTCATCGCCCGCGACATCCCGACGTCGGACGAGAGCATGCTGGTCATCCGCTTCACCCGGCCGAAGGGCATCGACTTCCCCTATCTGCTGTCGATGCTGAAGGACAGCTTCATGACCCGGCCCAACACCATCGTCTGTCCGGGCGACAAGATGGCGCTGGCGATGCAGCTCATTTTCACGCCGATGATCTGGCAACTCGCCGACCGCAAGAAGAAGGCGTTCTGA